The Oceanispirochaeta sp. nucleotide sequence ACTATGTTGGTGCATGGAAAATAGGTGAGTTTGATCAGCTCATTGGCAATTCCTTTTTATATACAGGGGTTGCGACAATCGGAATTATTCTGCTCTCTCTTCGGGCAGGTTTTGCCTTTGCGAAAATCAAATCGAGGGCCACAAAGCCAATTTATGCAAGCTTTATCATAGGCATTCTTCTAACTATTCAGTCATTGATGGTTCCCTTGTTTCTGGAAGTGACTCAACTGGATAGAATCCTGGGAGATTTTTTTCAACTCCTGGGTATTATGAAATCTAATAAGTTCCATTTGTTCTATAACAACCGTTTTGGAGTGATCCTCATATATATCGGCTCGGCCTTGCCTACGGCTATTTATCTGAGTACCGAGTATTTAAAGAGCATACCCGCATCGCTGATCGAAGCTTCAAGAATGGACGGAGCCAAATATGAACAGATTTTCCACTCCATCATATTACCCATGGCCAAACCCATTATCACCATCGTTTCCATACTCAATATCCCTAAGATCTGGAACGAATTTGCCCTCATCAACATTCTGGTTTCTAAGACAGAGCTCCAATCTCTGCCTCTGGGAATCTTTAGATTCTCAGGTTCTCTCTCATCAGATTATGGAAAACAGTTTGCAGCCCTTGTTATCGGCTTTGTTCCCATGTTCTCATTTTATCTATTATTCAGAAAGCAGATTACCCAGAGTGTTGCTGCAGGGGCTATCAAGGAATAGAATCCGGATATTAGTAAAAAGAAGATGGGGATAGAATCATATAATCAAAGCAATAA carries:
- a CDS encoding carbohydrate ABC transporter permease, coding for MVQNHSHRNVIADTLDSIGKAGAYVIMTLFSLMTIYPIFWLILNSFKTTVEFRSNMVGLPKVWTLQNYVGAWKIGEFDQLIGNSFLYTGVATIGIILLSLRAGFAFAKIKSRATKPIYASFIIGILLTIQSLMVPLFLEVTQLDRILGDFFQLLGIMKSNKFHLFYNNRFGVILIYIGSALPTAIYLSTEYLKSIPASLIEASRMDGAKYEQIFHSIILPMAKPIITIVSILNIPKIWNEFALINILVSKTELQSLPLGIFRFSGSLSSDYGKQFAALVIGFVPMFSFYLLFRKQITQSVAAGAIKE